Below is a genomic region from Caballeronia sp. SBC1.
GGCACCGTATTGAACAGATACTCCGAGGGCCGCACCGTCGCGAAATCCTGCTCTAGAAAATGCGGCGCGACATCGGGATTCACATAACGATCTTCAAGTTGAACCGGCACGCCGTTCTCGCGGTGCACGCACACCACATGGAATACCGACGCGCCCGGCGCGAGTCCAAGTGCTGCTGATACATCACTGGCCGCCGCCTCGCGTGCGGCGTGCACGATTGCATAACCGTACTCGTGCCCGCGCGCGCGAATTTCATCGCCTATATGCGCGATCATCAGCAGCGTTGACTGCGGTTTTTCTTCCGCGATAAATGTCCCCACGCCCGAGAAGCGCGTCAGCACGCCTTGCTCCGTGAGTTCGCGCAGCGCGCGGTTGATCGTCATGCGCGACACGCCAAGCTCGCCGACGAGAGTCATCTCCGATGGAATCCGGTCGCCTGGCCGCCATTCGCCGGAGAGAATGCGTGTGCGGATATGTTCCTTCACACGCTCGTAGCGTGCGAGCGGCGCGGTGGTGGATGCCGTGTTCGAAAGGCTGGTTGTATTCATGTCTCGCTCAGGTATAGCTTAGGTATGGCTCAGTTTTCGCTCATGTTCCGTGATATCCCGCTGGTTCGGTCGCCACCGGGACCGCGCTGGCTTTGGGTTCCTCACGTCGCGCCCAGAACGCATTCCGGTCGAGATAGTTCTGCAGAAACTGTTTAAGTCTTGGCTGCTGAGCGTCGTGAAACACGTCCTCGGGCGATCCTCGCGCCTCAATTTTGCCATGATCGATGAAGACGACTGTATCCGCGACCTGCGCGGCGAAGCCCATTTCATGCGTGACGATCACCATCGTCATGCCGTCGTTCGCGAGGTTCTTCATCACTTGTAGCACTTCACCAACCAGCTCGGGATCGAGTGCGGAAGTGGGTTCGTCGAACAGCATGATGTGCGGCTCCATGGCTAGAGCGCGCGCAATGGCCACGCGTTGCTGTTGGCCCCCAGAGAGCCGCGCCGGATGATTCTCCGCGCGGTCGGCGAGGCCGACCTTGTCGAGCATGGCGAGCGCCCGCTTGCGAGCCTCGGCCTTGGGAAGCTTGCGCACGCGCACCAGCGCCTCGGCCACGTTTTCAACGGCCGTCATGTGCGGCCACAGGTTGAACTGCTGGAACACCATGCCCACGTTGCGCCGCACGCGGTTGATCTCGGCTTGCGGCGCCCGTACGCGCCGGCCGTTGCGATCGGTGACATACCCGATCAATTCGCCTTCGATATAGATCTCGCCTTCGCTGTATTCCTCGAGGAACGCAAGCGAGCGCAGCAAGGTGCTTTTCCCCGAACCCGACGGTCCGATGATGCAGGTCACCTCCGACTTTCGCACGGCTAGCGAGACGTCATCGAGCACTTTCAGCGCGCCGAAATGCTTGCCGACATGCCGGGCATCGACAAGATATTCGGTGGGTGAAAGCGTGTTGCCAGCATTCGGTTTCTTCATGACGCTTTCCTCATTATCCAGCGCTCAGGTTGATTGGAACCAACGCGCGTTCACCGCGTGAGGAAGCGGCCTACGCGGATCTCGACCCACTGTCCGGCTCGCGACGCCACTTCCACGAGCACGAGATAACACACGCACAGCGCGAGCAAGGTTTCGACGAACGCAAACCGCTCCGAGCCGATACCGGTCAGCACGAACGTCAGCTCCGGCACGGTGACGACCGACAGCACCGCGGTTTCCTTGCTCAGCACAATGATCAGGTTGGTCAGCGCCGGCACGATGATGACGAGCATCTGCGGCAACTGTACTCGCATGATGACTTGCAGCCGCGTGAAGCCAAGGCATTCCGCGGCTTCTATGTGGCCGCGTGGCACTGATGTAAAACCAGAGCGGAATGCCTCGGCAAAATACGCGCTGCCATAAAGCCCCAGTCCGACAATGCCGGCCGTCAGCGGTTCAAGCGAAAGCCCAAGCGAAGGGCCACCGTAATACAGCACGAAAAGCTGCACGAGAAACGGCGTTCCCCGGAACACCTCTATGTAAGCGCGCAAGAATCCGCGTACCCATTTGCCGCAGAAAATTTGCAGCAGGGCGATGGCGAAACCGATCGCCATGCCGATCAACACGCCGCCCATCCACACACCAATGGTCGTCGCAAACCCTTCGGCGAGGGCGGGCAGGGAGTCGGTAAGAACCGTGGGGTCGAATTGAATGGCCATGAGGTTGCCTGCTTATGCCCGTTCCATGCGGCGTTCTGCGCGATGCCCGGCCAGCGACAACGCCCCGTTGATGACCAGGTACACCAGCCCGGCGGCAACATACGCCTCCAACGGCCGATACGTGCTGGCGGCAATGTTCTGCGCCGTGCGTGTGATATCGGCAACACCAACCACTGAGATCAGCGACGACGCTTTCACCAGCATCACCATCTCATTGACTAGCGAGGGCATTGTTGTGCGCAGCGCCTGAGGCACCTGGATGCGCAACACGGCATGCAGCCGCGATAGACCAAGCAACTGTGCCGCTTCGAGCTGTCCATGCGGAATGCCAATAAATCCGCCCCGCAGGATCTCGGCGAGATAGGCGGCTTCACACAGCGAAACAGCGGCAGCGGCGGCCACGAGCGGCGGCACGTTGATGCCGATGAAGGGCAGGAAATAGTAGGTCAGCAGAAGCTGCACAAGCAACGGCACACCGCGAAAGAAGCCGACATATGCGCCGCCCAGCTTCGAAACGAAGGGGTTCTTCGAGAGCCGGGCGCTGCAGACGGCGATCGCAACAATGAAGCCGACCACCAGGCCCACGAGCGAAATCAGGACCGTGGCTTGCGCGGCCTTGATCAGATAGGGAAGGGCATCGAGCAACGCGTGAAGGCTGAACATGGGCTGTCCGGCAAGGAGCAAGGCGCTAAAGCGCCTTGCGGGGCATCAATGGTTCAATAGTTGGGCGACGGCATGGTGGTGGGCGTGTCCATGGTTACGCCGAACCACTTTTTCTGCAGCGCCGCGAGACGGCCATCGTTGTGCATCTTGACGATTGCCTGATCGATCGCGTCAATAAGCGGCTTGCTGTCCGCGTCCTTGCGGCCGAGATAACCGAAGTACACCTTCGTGCCGAACGGCGGTTGAACGACCGCGAAGGTATCTGGACGCTGGCGTGCTACATACGCGATGTTCGGCAGCGAGTTGCCCACAGCAACAATCCGCCCGGCGGCAAGGTCCGCATAGGCCTGGTTGTTGTCAATGTATTCACGCACGCTCGTCTTGCCCGGCAGCGTGGCAACGTACTGCTTCAACTGATCGAGCTGCGCCGAACCCTTGCCGCCGCCAACTGCTTTGCCGGCGACGTCGGCGTTCGTCTTGATGCTGGTGTCGTTGGCACGTTTGAGCAACGCAACCGTGCCGTCGGCAATAGGAAGGGTGAACTCATAGCGTTCCATGCGAGCCTTGGTGATGGTCACTGGACCGCTGACAATATCGAACTTGCCGGCTTCCAGGCCCGGCAGCACGCTCGGCCAAGGCAGGTCAATGGAGCGCACCTTCACACCCAGATCTTTCGACAGCTCGGCGAAAAAGTCTTTATTAAAGCCTTGTTGCTGACCGTTTTCCAGGAAGTCGAACGGTGCGAACTGCATCTCGGTTCCGACCACCAGTTCGCCAGCCTTCTTGACCTTCGCCAACTGGTCTTCCGCGTGGGCCGAAACCGCTGTCGCGACCAGCGCGGCCACGAGCAGACGACCCTTCCACTTCGAGAAAAAATTCATTGTTGAACTCCCCTGGTTAAAAGTGCACCCGGCTTGGGCAAAGGTGCGAACCGGTGCGCCGACCTGCGTATGGTGCGATTCAGTATATACCGTCAATTTACGTTGCCAAGCGTGTCAAAAATACTTCGCACCACGAGATTTAAAGGCTGACGGACTTCGCGAAAACGCAGGGTTGCGCTCGGCTAATTGGCGGTATATACAGACACTTGATCTGGATTCCCGCAGGTGTTCATGGCTTATCCGCAGATGCTTGCGGCTGGGTCGAGGCAACGGAACGTCAGTCATGACGAGTCCCATGCAGGCATTGCATGGTGGCGCGCAGTGAAACCATTTTTGGGTCGACCGGGCGTCTAGTGCCGGTCCGGCATGATGCCCGTCGGAAACGTGCAGAGGCTCGTTCGGGCCGCACGGTATAGACGGCGATGAAACTTCGGAGCAACCTGGATGACCTCGACTTCTCACATCCCCGTCGTCGATCTGGCGGCCGTTCGTGTGTTGGATCCCGCCGGCTTGCGCGAAGCTGCCGCCGCGATCCGCGACGCCTGCACGAGCATAGGGTTCTTCTACATCAGCAATCATGGTGTGCCGACCGATGTGCTCGAAGGCGCGGTGAAAGCGGCGCGCGAATTCTTCGCTTATCCGGTAGAGGTGAAGCGGCGTGTTGCGGTGAATCATCGGCATCGCGGCTTTAATGCGCTAGGCGATGCCGTCATGTATCAGGCCACCAAGCCCGACTACAAGGAATTTTTCAGCATCGGCCTGGAGTTGCCGGAAGACGATCCGAGCGTGCTTGCTGGCGAAGCACTGCGCGGCCCGAACAATTGGCCCGACTTCATGCCGTCGCTGCAACCGGCACTTTATACGTATTACGAAGCGATCGGCGCATGCGGCGCGGATTTGTTGCGCGCGGTGGCGGTGAGCCTGGATATCGACGAAATGTTTTTCGTCAGCAAATACACGAAGCGCATGCAGCGCACACAGATGGTCTATTACCCGCCGCAAGCGCCCAAGTCGGACGCAGATCAGTTCGGTGTGGCGCCGCATACGGACTACGGGTGCATCACGTTGCTATGGCAGGATAACGTGGGCGGTTTGCAGGTGAAGGAGCTTGCAACCGATAGCTGGATTGACGCGCCGCCCATTCCGGGAACGCTGGTGGTGAACGTGGGTGACCTGCTGGCACGCTGGTCGAATGATCGTTTTCGTTCGACGCTGCATCGCGTGATCAATCGCTCCGGCCAAGAACGGTATTCGATCGCGACCTTCTACGATCCGACTTATGGCGCAAGCGTGGACCCGCGCGATCTGGGTCTTGAGGGCGTGCAGCCATTGTATGAACCGGTGGCTGCGGGCGACTACATCCTGGGGAGGATCAACGATTCCATGGGTTATAGAAAGAAGCGCGCGAATGGCTGAGCAAACAATGAAAGTAATAGTACAAACGTTGATTGATGCGCTTGGCGCAGGGTCCGTGCGGTTCGGTGATGCCATCGAACCGCGTTATCTCGGCGACTGGAGTGGCCGCTCGCCGGTGCCACCGTTAGCGGTCGTCCTGCCGCGTTCAACCGACGAAGTCGCAACCGTTCTGCGCTTGTGCAACGAGGCACGTCAGAGCGTTGTCCCGCAGGGTGGCATGACTGGACTCGCGGGCGGTGCCATTCCTTCCGGCGCCGATATCTGCCTGTCGCTCGAACGGCTGGTGGGCATCGAAGAGGTTGATCGTGCGGCCGCGACCATGACGGTGCTGGCCGGCACGACATTGCAAACCGTGCAGGACGCCGCGCAGGAAGCGGGTTTTGAATTTGCGCTGGATCTTGGTGCGCGGGGCTCGTGTCAGATCGGCGGCAACCTTGCTACGAACGCGGGCGGCGTGCGCGTACTGCAGTCCGGCACGGCCCGCGACCAGGTGCTCGGACTCGAAGCCGTGCTCGCCGACGGCAGCGTGCTCAGTTCGATGAACAAGATGGTCAAGAACAATACGGGGTACGACCTGCGCAACCTGTTCATCGGTTCGGAGGGAACGCTCGGGGTGATCACGCGCGCGGTATTGCGTTTGAAACCACGCCGCGCCGCGCGCAATACAGCGTTGTGTGCGCTGAATGATTACGACGGTGCGGTCGCGTTGCTGCGCTCGTTGCAAGCGACTTTCGGCGATGAAATCGGCGCGTTCGAAATCATGTGGCCGGAGTTCTACGACTTTGGTGTCGCGCTGACAAGCTCGCGGCAATCGCCGCTTGGCCAGCCGTATCCACTCTATGCATTGATCGAACAGGCTGGCTTCTCCGACGATCACGGCGAACGTTTTGCCGCGGCGCTTAACGCACAGCTTGAAGCGGGCGTCGTGATTGATGCGGTTGTCGCACAGTCGCAAGCGGAGACTCAGGCGTTGTGGGCGATTCGCGAGGCGACGGCTGAGTTGCCGGTGAAGATCGAGCCGATCAATTTCGATGTGAGCTTGCCCATTGGCGAGATCGGTCATTTCGTCGATGCCTGCCGCAAGGACTTCGCTGCACGCTGGCCGACGCACTACGGCTTGTACTTCGGCCATATCGGTGACTCGAACCTGCATGTCACGCTTGATGCACGTTCGATTCCCGGCGTGACGGTAGAAGAGGTCGACCATGCGCTATATGGCATGGTTCGCGACTATAGCGGGTCTATATCGGCGGAACACGGCATTGGTGTGCTCAAGCGGCCATTCCTGGGCTACTCGCGCAGTCCCGCCGAGCTTGCTTGCATGCAGGCGATCAAGCACGCCCTCGATCCGCACGGCATTCTCAATCCCGGCAAGGTGCTGCCTGCCGCGGGCGATCAAGACGCTCGAAACCAACAAGGAACTCAATGAGCGTGACTGCTTTTATAGAAAGCCTCCGTGCAGAAGTGCGCGGCCTGCCTGCATACAACGCGGGGTTATCGGGGGAATTTGTGCGGGCACGTTATGGCGTCTCGCATGTCGCGAAGCTCGGCAGCAATGAAAATCCACGTGGCGCAAGCGCGGCCGTGCTTGCGCATCTTGCCCAGTCCACCACGGCCGGCACGCTCGCGCTTTATCCCGATCCTTCATGCAGCGCGTTGCGCGCGCTGATTACTGAACGGCTCGCAGTTGATCAGGAGCAATTGCTGTTCGGTAATGGATCCGAGGACTTGCTTGCCATTGCAGCCCACACGTTCCTTGCGCCCGGTGACGAAGTGATTACCGTGA
It encodes:
- a CDS encoding FAD-binding oxidoreductase yields the protein MKVIVQTLIDALGAGSVRFGDAIEPRYLGDWSGRSPVPPLAVVLPRSTDEVATVLRLCNEARQSVVPQGGMTGLAGGAIPSGADICLSLERLVGIEEVDRAAATMTVLAGTTLQTVQDAAQEAGFEFALDLGARGSCQIGGNLATNAGGVRVLQSGTARDQVLGLEAVLADGSVLSSMNKMVKNNTGYDLRNLFIGSEGTLGVITRAVLRLKPRRAARNTALCALNDYDGAVALLRSLQATFGDEIGAFEIMWPEFYDFGVALTSSRQSPLGQPYPLYALIEQAGFSDDHGERFAAALNAQLEAGVVIDAVVAQSQAETQALWAIREATAELPVKIEPINFDVSLPIGEIGHFVDACRKDFAARWPTHYGLYFGHIGDSNLHVTLDARSIPGVTVEEVDHALYGMVRDYSGSISAEHGIGVLKRPFLGYSRSPAELACMQAIKHALDPHGILNPGKVLPAAGDQDARNQQGTQ
- the hutC gene encoding histidine utilization repressor, whose protein sequence is MNTTSLSNTASTTAPLARYERVKEHIRTRILSGEWRPGDRIPSEMTLVGELGVSRMTINRALRELTEQGVLTRFSGVGTFIAEEKPQSTLLMIAHIGDEIRARGHEYGYAIVHAAREAAASDVSAALGLAPGASVFHVVCVHRENGVPVQLEDRYVNPDVAPHFLEQDFATVRPSEYLFNTVPAHEVEHVVDAVLPSRADAKLLEIGPDQPCLTLVRRTWANNVAVTFARFVHPGTRYRLGCRFSADNMQRQS
- a CDS encoding transporter substrate-binding domain-containing protein, which gives rise to MNFFSKWKGRLLVAALVATAVSAHAEDQLAKVKKAGELVVGTEMQFAPFDFLENGQQQGFNKDFFAELSKDLGVKVRSIDLPWPSVLPGLEAGKFDIVSGPVTITKARMERYEFTLPIADGTVALLKRANDTSIKTNADVAGKAVGGGKGSAQLDQLKQYVATLPGKTSVREYIDNNQAYADLAAGRIVAVGNSLPNIAYVARQRPDTFAVVQPPFGTKVYFGYLGRKDADSKPLIDAIDQAIVKMHNDGRLAALQKKWFGVTMDTPTTMPSPNY
- a CDS encoding amino acid ABC transporter permease yields the protein MFSLHALLDALPYLIKAAQATVLISLVGLVVGFIVAIAVCSARLSKNPFVSKLGGAYVGFFRGVPLLVQLLLTYYFLPFIGINVPPLVAAAAAVSLCEAAYLAEILRGGFIGIPHGQLEAAQLLGLSRLHAVLRIQVPQALRTTMPSLVNEMVMLVKASSLISVVGVADITRTAQNIAASTYRPLEAYVAAGLVYLVINGALSLAGHRAERRMERA
- a CDS encoding amino acid ABC transporter ATP-binding protein, giving the protein MKKPNAGNTLSPTEYLVDARHVGKHFGALKVLDDVSLAVRKSEVTCIIGPSGSGKSTLLRSLAFLEEYSEGEIYIEGELIGYVTDRNGRRVRAPQAEINRVRRNVGMVFQQFNLWPHMTAVENVAEALVRVRKLPKAEARKRALAMLDKVGLADRAENHPARLSGGQQQRVAIARALAMEPHIMLFDEPTSALDPELVGEVLQVMKNLANDGMTMVIVTHEMGFAAQVADTVVFIDHGKIEARGSPEDVFHDAQQPRLKQFLQNYLDRNAFWARREEPKASAVPVATEPAGYHGT
- a CDS encoding amino acid ABC transporter permease; the protein is MAIQFDPTVLTDSLPALAEGFATTIGVWMGGVLIGMAIGFAIALLQIFCGKWVRGFLRAYIEVFRGTPFLVQLFVLYYGGPSLGLSLEPLTAGIVGLGLYGSAYFAEAFRSGFTSVPRGHIEAAECLGFTRLQVIMRVQLPQMLVIIVPALTNLIIVLSKETAVLSVVTVPELTFVLTGIGSERFAFVETLLALCVCYLVLVEVASRAGQWVEIRVGRFLTR
- a CDS encoding isopenicillin N synthase family oxygenase, encoding MTSTSHIPVVDLAAVRVLDPAGLREAAAAIRDACTSIGFFYISNHGVPTDVLEGAVKAAREFFAYPVEVKRRVAVNHRHRGFNALGDAVMYQATKPDYKEFFSIGLELPEDDPSVLAGEALRGPNNWPDFMPSLQPALYTYYEAIGACGADLLRAVAVSLDIDEMFFVSKYTKRMQRTQMVYYPPQAPKSDADQFGVAPHTDYGCITLLWQDNVGGLQVKELATDSWIDAPPIPGTLVVNVGDLLARWSNDRFRSTLHRVINRSGQERYSIATFYDPTYGASVDPRDLGLEGVQPLYEPVAAGDYILGRINDSMGYRKKRANG